A region of Flavobacterium indicum GPTSA100-9 = DSM 17447 DNA encodes the following proteins:
- a CDS encoding DUF4834 family protein, translating into MDTASLQGLIKTLFYILLFYYLFKFLMRLLAPYLVQQMAKKAEEHIKKQFDQQQQNYHTHNQNQTQTESKKATPKPTKQVGEYIDFEEVE; encoded by the coding sequence ATGGATACGGCAAGTTTACAAGGATTAATCAAAACGTTATTTTATATTCTTTTGTTCTATTACTTGTTTAAATTTTTAATGCGATTATTAGCGCCTTATTTGGTGCAACAAATGGCAAAAAAAGCAGAAGAACATATTAAGAAACAATTTGATCAGCAACAACAAAATTATCACACACATAATCAAAATCAAACGCAAACTGAATCAAAAAAGGCTACTCCAAAACCGACAAAACAGGTAGGTGAGTACATTGATTTTGAAGAAGTGGAATAA
- a CDS encoding transporter, protein MMQLKRILLTATLFSAFVGKAQFTDEVNSNRPGKSMMAFAVGKKIIQAETGVNYVSEKHNLLNYQAKGFNGELALRYGVWKEELEVIGEIQYQKDNFTAYNIETNRSAIKNAVIGVKYLFYDPFKNYEEKPNLYSWKANHRFKWRQFIPALAGYAGASFNLDKNNYFSYGPELESTVSPRAMIIAQNHFGTRWVLVTNLAYNKIGTDYASIDYVLTLTRGINQNWSAFIENQGYNGKYYSDGIFRLGAAYLFKKDMQIDASFGTNIKSTPGIFYGGIGLTWRFIKNYQEVKMAKPGTQSKMDKKMDKKAEKNKRKDSVE, encoded by the coding sequence ATGATGCAATTAAAAAGAATACTACTAACTGCAACACTTTTTAGTGCATTTGTAGGAAAAGCACAGTTTACGGATGAAGTAAACTCCAATAGACCTGGTAAATCAATGATGGCATTTGCTGTTGGAAAAAAAATAATTCAAGCTGAAACTGGAGTAAATTACGTTTCAGAAAAACATAATCTTTTAAATTATCAAGCAAAAGGATTTAATGGAGAATTAGCTTTACGTTATGGCGTTTGGAAAGAAGAACTTGAAGTTATTGGTGAAATTCAATATCAAAAAGACAATTTCACTGCTTATAATATAGAAACAAACAGAAGTGCAATAAAAAATGCAGTTATTGGTGTAAAATATTTATTTTATGATCCATTTAAAAATTATGAAGAAAAACCAAATTTATACAGTTGGAAAGCAAATCACAGATTTAAATGGCGTCAATTTATACCAGCTCTTGCGGGCTATGCAGGAGCTAGTTTCAATTTAGACAAGAATAATTATTTTAGTTATGGACCTGAACTAGAATCAACTGTAAGTCCAAGAGCCATGATTATAGCACAAAATCACTTTGGAACCAGATGGGTATTAGTTACCAATTTAGCATATAATAAAATTGGAACAGATTATGCAAGTATCGATTATGTATTAACACTAACTAGAGGTATTAATCAAAATTGGTCTGCATTTATAGAAAATCAAGGCTATAATGGTAAGTATTACAGCGACGGTATTTTCCGATTAGGCGCTGCTTATTTATTCAAAAAAGACATGCAAATTGATGCTTCTTTTGGAACAAATATTAAGTCAACACCAGGAATATTTTACGGAGGAATTGGTTTAACTTGGCGTTTTATTAAAAACTATCAAGAAGTGAAAATGGCTAAACCAGGAACACAAAGTAAAATGGACAAAAAAATGGACAAAAAAGCCGAAAAAAATAAGAGAAAAGATTCAGTAGAATAA